ATCGAATTCATCCCACTCCAGAATGGAAAGCGGGGTCGCTCCGGCGCAGTTTGAAAGCGGGACAACCTCAATTGTATCACCTGCCCCGCCCGGCCTCAATACAGTCGTATTCCTGATAATGTCCCCGAACTGCTTCCAGCGGTAATGTGCTCCCAAAACCCTGAGATGATTTTCCGAGGAGACGCTTATCTTCGCGCTGAAAGTGTTCCTGTTCGCGATAACGGGGTCAGGCGGCATCAGGACGCCGCGCATCTTCACCTCGGTAAAAGAGTTCTCCAGCATATAGATGTCGACCAGGTTTCGTTTCATCACTTCGCCAGCATCATAGCCGAGACCGCCGAACAATAGAAGGCCGGTCCCGCCGACGATGGCAAGCTCATTCGCGAAGAGGTTCCCCGTGACAGACACGAGCGTCGCGTTATAGAGGCCGATGTAGTTGGAATAAATCTCGCCCGTGAGCTTCGTCTCGTAAAAACCGGTTATCGCCGTGTAGCAGGCGAATATATCAAGCCCGTCCGTTGAAGAGGCCAGAGCCGTACCTATGAGTGCAGAGGCACAGGAAAACACCCTGCCGGATGCCTGGATGTTTATCCCGCTTGTGGTCTCGATGAAGGAGCGGCCATTTCGGAAAACAACGCTCTCAAGGACAGGGTTGTACTTGGTGTTTATGCTGTGGAAGCCGACAAACTGCGCGTCCTTGACATGGACGTTCTGGTTCAAAATCCCGTTATTGTCGAGAATACGAGGCCTGTTCGTGTTGTAGTTGCCTATCGCGCCGGACGCCAGGTTCTTATAAAACTTGACGTTCCGCCCCACGTTTGTGACGCGCCCGCTCGCGTAGAAGGTCCCGCCGGGGAAGGTCTGCGCTATCGTTATCTCGGTGTTCCCGCCGTTAAGCGCCATGCTCGCAATCGAGACAATGACGGTATCGGTATTATAAGCCGAGTAGTCAGTGCCCCTGTGAACGGTGATGGGCTGCCCGGCTTGCCAGAGCGCGGTGTAGTCTCCTACAACGGTGAACGTCTGTCCGGCCGTCCAGTCTGCCGCAAGCTCGGCTATGTCATTCGACCCGTAGTGATCCGGGTCTCCGTAGATGGTGAGCTTCCCGCCGTTGGCAATATTTATCCCTTTCACGTTATCAGCGGTAGTGCTCCAGACAAGCTCAGCCGTTTGGTCTTTCAGGATAGGCGCCTCGAGATTCCCCACCCTGAGCTCGCCGCCGGACTGAATCACTATGTCCTGATGGCCGAGTGCGACCTTTGTGTTCATGTCCGGCATGAAGTTTAGAATACCGCCGCTGGCTATGGTCATCTCCCCCAATGCGCGGGAGTTGCTTACATTGTACCTGACCTCATGGCCGATAGTCACCGTGTCGCCAGCGATAGAAGGGTAATCCACGTCGCCCCATGTTTCGGCGTCGTTCCAGTTGCCAGCTTGCACCGATACGAAGTTCTGCGCTCCCCTCGAGCTCTTAGACTCGAAAGAGGCATACGCCGCACCGGGCGCACCTATAAGGCTTATGCGGGTTTTCTGTGCCATTCCTATACGATGATAAAGGTGTCGCCCACTGCCGGCGCCGTAGTAAGGGCCGTAAAGGTAAGCCTTCCCGCTGCGGTCGTGCCGGTGATATTCGTAGCCTGCCCCCTAAGAGCCGCCGTCGTCGTGTCGCGTAAAAAGATGAGTATCCTGCCATTCATCTGGCTCGCTGCGTCGAATGTCAGGTTCGTCGTCATCTGCGTGTTCGAGAGCGTCCCGGCTATGGCCGCCCCATTGAAGATAGCTGCCGCGCTCAGGGCAAGCCTTGCCGCTGCGTCAGCCGAGCCGTTTATCTTCGAGATGTTCACGGCCTGGTCTGCCGAAAGGCTGAATCCGGCCTTGTCAGTGAGCGCACGTGTCCCATACGTCCACACCTCTTCCGCCGTTGCCCCGCTCCCGCCCCCAGCTCCAGAAACCGCAGAGTCAAGGTAGCTACCAAAGGTTCCTGCCGTGACATGGCCAGCCTGCTCTTCATCCCAGATGGCATCCACGCCGGCAGCAGAGAGTGAAAATCCTGCTTTATCTGTTAATGCTCTTGTCGCAACGGCCCATACATCAGCCGCCGAATGAGTGGAGAAACCCGTTGCCGTAAGCCAATCCCCCTGGTTCGTCTGAAGCTCATTCGTATCGGCCAGAATCGTCGCCGTCTCGCTCTTTATAGCAGCAACGTCAGCACTCACGGAAGCGCCTGCCGGAGCGCCGAGCCGGGCATATATATCCGCCGCCGTGTTGGCGACGAGCATGAAGCAAAACTCCGTGGCAACGGCTTTGCCGGTGGTGACAGTCCCGGCCATGCGAATGACGTGCTGCCCCGCAGAGAATCCTGTAGTGTCTATCGTCCCGCCGTAGTGCCCCACTTTGGAGTTCTGCTTTGCCGGGGCCGTCAGGTCTGACCATGTGCCGTTGGACGCGCGGAGTTGAGCTGCGACCGCTGAAGGGTCCTCGACCGTGCCGGTATCGTTATGAAAGTTTGCCGCGTAGAAAACGGAATCACCAGCCTTGAATTCTCCAAGATATATCATCTAATCGACCCCCAAGCAGAATTTATACCGCCCCCGCCGCCAGCTCCATCGTCGAGCTGGTCGATTATCAGGCCGCCCCATATTCGCCTCGTAGCGTCTTTTGTCCAGGGACTGCCTCCGTCGCTACGGGATGCAAATGTAAAATCTGAGCCGCCCGAAAACAGGTTCATCATGGCCGCATCGTGCACGGTGAACTCGTGGAGCGTCACGTTTGACGCGCCGGGCTTTACGGCCAGAAAATAATCCGCGCCTACCGTAGGCTCATGGGGCGTCGAGAAACGGTACGTGAATATACGCGCTGCCGTGGACGCACGAATGTCCTTGTCGATGGTGTAGGTGGCCCTTGCAGTCGTACCCTCGTAGAGCACGACGTCACAGTCTGCGTCTGCGTCGAGTAGCAGCCAGAACCCGGCTATACGGTTTTTCATTCTCGGCGTAAACGCTAACGCCCTTTCATCAGGAGTTGAGGACGATGAAAAAGTTATCGCTTCGCTGCTCGCGCAAGGCAGGCAGTCCAGCGCACCGTATGTCCCGTCATCATACTTGAGGGTGCAGAGCGGGGAGAACCCATATTTAAAAGCCAAATGTATTACGTGAGGGAAGGCGCGAGCTATCGCAGCTGCCATCGCGCTGATTTTCATGTTGCCAGCGACGAAAGAGTTGAACCCCACGGACATGGCGACGATATCGTCTTTCGTCACAGAGGCATTAGTGCCCAGGGCCACCTCATGAAAGGTGTTCGCTGAAGGCGTTACAACGCCAGCCACCATGCCGCCGTATGCGGTCGTGGTTGCGTGTCCCGTAGAGGGGTCAACTGTATACAGCCCGACCTTGAGGTCGTCACCAGTCGTAATTGTGCCAACCCTAAACCCGAGATGGGTAACAGTGCCGGTCTTGGGCACCTGGAGGATGAAATGGACCTTTTCCGTCCCTGCATCTATCACCAGCGTATCATCGATGCTTGCGGTCGCCGAGATGTTTGGTATCTCAGGGAGGCAAAAGCCGCCGATAATATTTTGAAGTGTCATTTCGTGACCCCATTCCTTTTGTCAAGGCTCCGCAACCCACCTACGCCCAGGAGGGCGAACAGGACGTAGATAAGAAGCTCACTGTCGATAGAAGGCGGCTCCTGCCAGCCCATGTTCTTCGACACCCAGACAAATAGCGGCTGAATCATGGCCGTATAAAGGAACCCGGAAGCACAGGACCACCCGGCAAGGGGCCGCCAGCCCCCCTTGTACAGACTCCCGCTCTGAGCGTCCAGCTTGTTAAGGTCGTTCTGAGCGAGTAATATCTGATTCTCAAGCCCCATGATGGCGAGCTCGATTTCTGCCTTCTTGTCAGGGGGCAGGTCGCCGGTGAGCGCAGTGCGAATTTTTATGGCCGCATCTCCCACGCCGTTAAGGACTTCGCCTGCGCCCTTCCCCGCGGCCTCGACCGTGGAGCCGGTCAGCAATGATAAAAGGCCCATTTTAAAGCCCTCCTCCTGTCAACGGGTGCGTCCGGTCTACCCCATCACCGTACTCGAAGTGATTCGCGTCCCATCCAACCTTGACCGCGTACTCCTCGAGCTTTACGCCGAACCGGCCGCCCCACCTGCCGCCGAGCTTTTCCCACCGCTCCCCGAGTGGTCTGTAGGCCGCCGCATCGGTAACATACTGACCGCCAATGAACAGGTTGAAATCCACAGCAAGCCTGTCCAGGTGCTTCGATTCCATCGTTTTGGAGTAGCCGGACTTGACATAAAGCTTCTGCTGCTCCTCTGTCCGGTACGCCTCGCCGAAGGTCAATTCATATCCGTTGGCGTGCGCCCAAGCTATGAGCTCACATACCATTAGGGCAAAACGCTGCTGTTTTTGAGAAAGGGTCACGATTTATACTCCTTATTTAAAAGCTATGCTGGCCAGAACGCCGACTGCCAGGGTAAGT
This genomic interval from Dehalococcoidia bacterium contains the following:
- a CDS encoding M15 family peptidase is translated as MTLSQKQQRFALMVCELIAWAHANGYELTFGEAYRTEEQQKLYVKSGYSKTMESKHLDRLAVDFNLFIGGQYVTDAAAYRPLGERWEKLGGRWGGRFGVKLEEYAVKVGWDANHFEYGDGVDRTHPLTGGGL